The proteins below are encoded in one region of Mangifera indica cultivar Alphonso chromosome 7, CATAS_Mindica_2.1, whole genome shotgun sequence:
- the LOC123220742 gene encoding uncharacterized protein LOC123220742 isoform X2 — protein MNVENDKVEPVTDLGLALDYSGQCTQRKLNNDSGAGANAASRVDMKFVASDPLSELVWSPQNGLSLKCADCSFTDKKSSPLWYDRPSNIVLSPSQNLTAGRSSADKPTNKDNFIVSQGAFCVRSEMAGKDTSASIPESDVAVKPVCELDCEDMTDEGKLDFIRYEPSSANPTGEGRDNGHENQTSRMVIVLNSEVHPRKECEANNTLVQNLASPGRGHERSFLGKESKSNMAMAIGDHPLERLESTSDNDVLSLISENVYGAEKKIVASESAHGIKYGSQQNEGIMPKDKTISGENSPTNSRIPMFQRKDKEKVLSDGDVNGRMSKEDDDSHESVESCNSTGLFSTGKKRWSFEQQLIVGSKRVKKQINESPGSVSHTKQDSSFMNWISNMMKGFSKTSQDDIPSLALTLAHPDHGQESPGHKLVKYDKNQESGCRKVGFQSIFQSLYCSNTKVVERTMDNNYQTELDLGNRHCDISSATSMACHGDNNNLCKQFLISNENFNESTSENEADPAIQPRISSANIPCSQENSKGNSEGNKNSCNMAAGKVQGGTNSSSCLDKHKTSSTHYTNSKPPSEAKTTHNFGHGNDPLGSFWITRFTPKPCLPLLKLQSSSAAHECATNYHDSHCNDFDAVEAGPLSIKDPPIGVAQESENCAEEFEASAGFNRIKGHTDQKSVPKLNPILPSQRFKNSLPSGFARKLNAFKHIMPSYDDAACATITCFFCGKKGHHLQHCLEIADNELEYLLRNISSYNGAEELPCLCIRCFQINHWAVACPNEECTKHLDDNKSPFQASSAHTVCDPNDQRLETDPGIKLRMTEGATSDRIISDENLVNDYNPSSSGKLKESQVMPLCNLVNKQISELLKGIFDAIIGLRLSRTDILKWMTSHLSLAHLNGFYLRLRLGKWEEGLGGTGYYVACITGAQREGSKNSVSVNVGGIKCLVESQYISNHDFLEEELMAWWSATAKSGNNTPSEEELRIKLEERKMLGL, from the exons ATGAATGTGGAGAATGACAAAGTTGAACCAGTGACTGATTTAGGACTTGCACTTGATTATTCCGGTCAATGCACACAGAGAAAGTTGAACAATGATTCAGGTGCAGGTGCAAATGCAGCCTCAAGGGTAGATATGAAATTTGTTGCCTCTGATCCCCTCTCTGAGCTAGTTTGGTCCCCACAGAATGGTCTGAGTCTGAAATGTGCTGATTGCAGTTTCACCGACAAAAAATCCTCTCCTTTATGGTATGATAGACCAAGCAACATAGTCCTTTCACCATCCCAAAACCTAACAGCTGGGAGATCCAGCGCTGACAAACCtacaaataaagataatttCATAGTTTCTCAAGGTGCTTTTTGTGTGAGAAGTGAAATGGCTGGTAAAGATACTTCAGCCAGTATTCCTGAAAGTGATGTTGCTGTCAAGCCTGTATGTGAATTGGACTGTGAAGACATGACAG ATGAAGGCAAACTTGATTTCATACGATATGAGCCATCATCTGCAAATCCTACTGGTGAAGGCAGAGATAACGGTCATGAGAATCAGACATCCAGAATGGTAATTGTTTTAAACTCTGAAGTTCATCCCAGAAAAGAATGTGAAGCTAATAATACATTAGTGCAAAACTTAGCATCCCCTGGCAGAGGACATGAAAGATCTTTTCTGGGAAAAGAGAGCAAAAGTAACATGGCAATGGCAATAGGGGATCATCCTTTGGAGAGACTGGAGTCCACTTCTGATAATGATGTACTATCTCTAATTAGTGAAAATGTCTATGGTGCAGAGAAGAAGATTGTTGCTTCAGAATCTGCACATGGCATTAAATATGGCTCACAGCAGAATGAGGGGATAATGCCTAAAGACAAGACCATTTCTGGTGAGAATTCTCCAACTAATAGCAGAATCCCGATGTTTCAAAGGAAAGACAAGGAAAAGGTTCTATCAGATGGAGATGTCAATGGAAGAATGTCTAAAGAGGATGATGATAGTCATGAGAGTGTTGAAAGCTGTAACAGCACTGGATTATTTTCAACTGGCAAGAAGCGATGGAGCTTTGAGCAGCAGTTGATTGTCGGGAGTAAAAGAGTCAAAAAGCAAATTAATGAAAGTCCTGGTTCTGTATCACACACTAAACAGGATAGCTCCTTCATGAACTGGATATCTAACATGATGAAAGGTTTCTCCAAAACAAGTCAAGATGATATTCCTTCCCTTGCTCTTACCCTTGCACATCCTGATCATGGTCAAGAAAGTCCTGGCCACAAACTTGTCAAATACGACAAAAACCAGGAATCTGGTTGCAGAAAAGTGGGCTTTCAATCTATTTTTCAGTCATTATATTGTTCAAACACAAAAGTTGTAGAAAGGACAATGGACAACAATTATCAAACAGAACTTGATCTGGGCAACAGACACTGTGACATAAGTTCTGCAACTTCAATGGCCTGTCatggtgacaacaataactTGTGCAAACAATTTTTGATATCAAATGAGAATTTCAATGAATCTACATCAGAAAATGAAGCAGATCCAGCAATTCAACCTAGGATTTCCTCTGCTAATATTCCTTGCAGCCAAGAAAACAGCAAAGGAAATTCTGAAGGGAACAAAAATTCATGTAACATGGCAGCTGGTAAGGTGCAAGGAGGAACAAATTCCAGTTCCTGTCTGGATAAACATAAGACGAGCAGTACTCATTACACTAATTCCAAGCCACCATCTGAAGCAAAGACAACTCATAATTTTGGTCATGGGAATGATCCTCTGGGAAGCTTTTGGATAACTCGATTTACTCCAAAACCCTGTTTGCCCTTGTTGAAACTTCAAAGTTCTAGTGCAGCCCATGAATGTGCCACTAATTACCATGATAGTCATTGCAATGACTTCGATGCTGTCGAAGCTGGACCACTCTCCATTAAGGATCCACCTATTGGTGTTGCTCAAGAGTCAGAGAATTGTGCAGAAGAATTTGAGGCTTCTGCTGGTTTTAATAGGATAAAAGGCCATACTGATCAGAAGTCTGTTCCAAAACTAAACCCCATTTTACCTTCCCAAAGATTCAAAAATTCATTGCCTTCTGGCTTTGCAAGGAAACTGAATGCCTTTAAGCACATCATGCCATCATATGATGATGCAGCTTGTGCTACCATCACCTGCTTCTTTTGTGGCAAGAAAGGTCACCATTTGCAACATTGTTTAGAGATAGCAGATAATGAGCTTGAATATCTTTTAAGAAATATCAGTTCATATAATGGAGCAGAAGAGTTACCTTGTTTGTGCATTAGATgctttcaaattaatcattGGGCTGTTGCATGCCCAA ATGAAGAATGTACAAAGCACTTGGATGATAATAAAAGCCCTTTCCAAGCTTCGAGTGCACATACAGTTTGTGATCCAAATGATCAAAGACTAGAGACAGATCCTGGCATTAAATTGAGAATGACTGAAGGTGCAACCTCTGATAGAATTATTAGTGATGAAAATTTGGTAAATGATTACAATCCTTCAAGTTCTGGCAAGTTGAAAGAAAGCCAGGTCATGCCTTTATGCAATCTTGTCAACAAGCAGATTTCAGAGCTGCTGAAGGGGATCTTTGATGCCATAATAGGGCTTCGTTTATCTCGGACAGATATCCTCAA ATGGATGACTTCTCATTTATCTCTTGCACATCTAAATGGATTTTACCTGCGTCTGCGGCTGGGGAAGTGGGAGGAAGGGCTAGGAGGAACTGGATATTATGTGGCTTGCATAACTG GGGCGCAGAGAGAGGGGTCTAAAAATTCAGTATCAGTGAATGTAGGAGGGATCAAATGTTTGGTAGAGAGTCAATATATCTCCAACCATGACTTCCTGGAG GAAGAGCTGATGGCATGGTGGTCTGCAACTGCAAAGAGTGGTAACAACACTCCATCTGAGgaagaattaagaataaaattagaagaaagaaaaatgttagGCTTGTAG
- the LOC123220742 gene encoding uncharacterized protein LOC123220742 isoform X1, which yields MNVENDKVEPVTDLGLALDYSGQCTQRKLNNDSGAGANAASRVDMKFVASDPLSELVWSPQNGLSLKCADCSFTDKKSSPLWYDRPSNIVLSPSQNLTAGRSSADKPTNKDNFIVSQGAFCVRSEMAGKDTSASIPESDVAVKPVCELDCEDMTDEGKLDFIRYEPSSANPTGEGRDNGHENQTSRMVIVLNSEVHPRKECEANNTLVQNLASPGRGHERSFLGKESKSNMAMAIGDHPLERLESTSDNDVLSLISENVYGAEKKIVASESAHGIKYGSQQNEGIMPKDKTISGENSPTNSRIPMFQRKDKEKVLSDGDVNGRMSKEDDDSHESVESCNSTGLFSTGKKRWSFEQQLIVGSKRVKKQINESPGSVSHTKQDSSFMNWISNMMKGFSKTSQDDIPSLALTLAHPDHGQESPGHKLVKYDKNQESGCRKVGFQSIFQSLYCSNTKVVERTMDNNYQTELDLGNRHCDISSATSMACHGDNNNLCKQFLISNENFNESTSENEADPAIQPRISSANIPCSQENSKGNSEGNKNSCNMAAGKVQGGTNSSSCLDKHKTSSTHYTNSKPPSEAKTTHNFGHGNDPLGSFWITRFTPKPCLPLLKLQSSSAAHECATNYHDSHCNDFDAVEAGPLSIKDPPIGVAQESENCAEEFEASAGFNRIKGHTDQKSVPKLNPILPSQRFKNSLPSGFARKLNAFKHIMPSYDDAACATITCFFCGKKGHHLQHCLEIADNELEYLLRNISSYNGAEELPCLCIRCFQINHWAVACPNASSRVQNQLECGIQLNIKNEECTKHLDDNKSPFQASSAHTVCDPNDQRLETDPGIKLRMTEGATSDRIISDENLVNDYNPSSSGKLKESQVMPLCNLVNKQISELLKGIFDAIIGLRLSRTDILKWMTSHLSLAHLNGFYLRLRLGKWEEGLGGTGYYVACITGAQREGSKNSVSVNVGGIKCLVESQYISNHDFLEEELMAWWSATAKSGNNTPSEEELRIKLEERKMLGL from the exons ATGAATGTGGAGAATGACAAAGTTGAACCAGTGACTGATTTAGGACTTGCACTTGATTATTCCGGTCAATGCACACAGAGAAAGTTGAACAATGATTCAGGTGCAGGTGCAAATGCAGCCTCAAGGGTAGATATGAAATTTGTTGCCTCTGATCCCCTCTCTGAGCTAGTTTGGTCCCCACAGAATGGTCTGAGTCTGAAATGTGCTGATTGCAGTTTCACCGACAAAAAATCCTCTCCTTTATGGTATGATAGACCAAGCAACATAGTCCTTTCACCATCCCAAAACCTAACAGCTGGGAGATCCAGCGCTGACAAACCtacaaataaagataatttCATAGTTTCTCAAGGTGCTTTTTGTGTGAGAAGTGAAATGGCTGGTAAAGATACTTCAGCCAGTATTCCTGAAAGTGATGTTGCTGTCAAGCCTGTATGTGAATTGGACTGTGAAGACATGACAG ATGAAGGCAAACTTGATTTCATACGATATGAGCCATCATCTGCAAATCCTACTGGTGAAGGCAGAGATAACGGTCATGAGAATCAGACATCCAGAATGGTAATTGTTTTAAACTCTGAAGTTCATCCCAGAAAAGAATGTGAAGCTAATAATACATTAGTGCAAAACTTAGCATCCCCTGGCAGAGGACATGAAAGATCTTTTCTGGGAAAAGAGAGCAAAAGTAACATGGCAATGGCAATAGGGGATCATCCTTTGGAGAGACTGGAGTCCACTTCTGATAATGATGTACTATCTCTAATTAGTGAAAATGTCTATGGTGCAGAGAAGAAGATTGTTGCTTCAGAATCTGCACATGGCATTAAATATGGCTCACAGCAGAATGAGGGGATAATGCCTAAAGACAAGACCATTTCTGGTGAGAATTCTCCAACTAATAGCAGAATCCCGATGTTTCAAAGGAAAGACAAGGAAAAGGTTCTATCAGATGGAGATGTCAATGGAAGAATGTCTAAAGAGGATGATGATAGTCATGAGAGTGTTGAAAGCTGTAACAGCACTGGATTATTTTCAACTGGCAAGAAGCGATGGAGCTTTGAGCAGCAGTTGATTGTCGGGAGTAAAAGAGTCAAAAAGCAAATTAATGAAAGTCCTGGTTCTGTATCACACACTAAACAGGATAGCTCCTTCATGAACTGGATATCTAACATGATGAAAGGTTTCTCCAAAACAAGTCAAGATGATATTCCTTCCCTTGCTCTTACCCTTGCACATCCTGATCATGGTCAAGAAAGTCCTGGCCACAAACTTGTCAAATACGACAAAAACCAGGAATCTGGTTGCAGAAAAGTGGGCTTTCAATCTATTTTTCAGTCATTATATTGTTCAAACACAAAAGTTGTAGAAAGGACAATGGACAACAATTATCAAACAGAACTTGATCTGGGCAACAGACACTGTGACATAAGTTCTGCAACTTCAATGGCCTGTCatggtgacaacaataactTGTGCAAACAATTTTTGATATCAAATGAGAATTTCAATGAATCTACATCAGAAAATGAAGCAGATCCAGCAATTCAACCTAGGATTTCCTCTGCTAATATTCCTTGCAGCCAAGAAAACAGCAAAGGAAATTCTGAAGGGAACAAAAATTCATGTAACATGGCAGCTGGTAAGGTGCAAGGAGGAACAAATTCCAGTTCCTGTCTGGATAAACATAAGACGAGCAGTACTCATTACACTAATTCCAAGCCACCATCTGAAGCAAAGACAACTCATAATTTTGGTCATGGGAATGATCCTCTGGGAAGCTTTTGGATAACTCGATTTACTCCAAAACCCTGTTTGCCCTTGTTGAAACTTCAAAGTTCTAGTGCAGCCCATGAATGTGCCACTAATTACCATGATAGTCATTGCAATGACTTCGATGCTGTCGAAGCTGGACCACTCTCCATTAAGGATCCACCTATTGGTGTTGCTCAAGAGTCAGAGAATTGTGCAGAAGAATTTGAGGCTTCTGCTGGTTTTAATAGGATAAAAGGCCATACTGATCAGAAGTCTGTTCCAAAACTAAACCCCATTTTACCTTCCCAAAGATTCAAAAATTCATTGCCTTCTGGCTTTGCAAGGAAACTGAATGCCTTTAAGCACATCATGCCATCATATGATGATGCAGCTTGTGCTACCATCACCTGCTTCTTTTGTGGCAAGAAAGGTCACCATTTGCAACATTGTTTAGAGATAGCAGATAATGAGCTTGAATATCTTTTAAGAAATATCAGTTCATATAATGGAGCAGAAGAGTTACCTTGTTTGTGCATTAGATgctttcaaattaatcattGGGCTGTTGCATGCCCAAATGCATCATCTAGAGTTCAAAATCAACTGGAATGTGGAATCCAGTTGAACATTAAAAATGAAGAATGTACAAAGCACTTGGATGATAATAAAAGCCCTTTCCAAGCTTCGAGTGCACATACAGTTTGTGATCCAAATGATCAAAGACTAGAGACAGATCCTGGCATTAAATTGAGAATGACTGAAGGTGCAACCTCTGATAGAATTATTAGTGATGAAAATTTGGTAAATGATTACAATCCTTCAAGTTCTGGCAAGTTGAAAGAAAGCCAGGTCATGCCTTTATGCAATCTTGTCAACAAGCAGATTTCAGAGCTGCTGAAGGGGATCTTTGATGCCATAATAGGGCTTCGTTTATCTCGGACAGATATCCTCAA ATGGATGACTTCTCATTTATCTCTTGCACATCTAAATGGATTTTACCTGCGTCTGCGGCTGGGGAAGTGGGAGGAAGGGCTAGGAGGAACTGGATATTATGTGGCTTGCATAACTG GGGCGCAGAGAGAGGGGTCTAAAAATTCAGTATCAGTGAATGTAGGAGGGATCAAATGTTTGGTAGAGAGTCAATATATCTCCAACCATGACTTCCTGGAG GAAGAGCTGATGGCATGGTGGTCTGCAACTGCAAAGAGTGGTAACAACACTCCATCTGAGgaagaattaagaataaaattagaagaaagaaaaatgttagGCTTGTAG
- the LOC123220742 gene encoding uncharacterized protein LOC123220742 isoform X3: MNVENDKVEPVTDLGLALDYSGQCTQRKLNNDSGAGANAASRVDMKFVASDPLSELVWSPQNGLSLKCADCSFTDKKSSPLWYDRPSNIVLSPSQNLTAGRSSADKPTNKDNFIVSQGAFCVRSEMAGKDTSASIPESDVAVKPVCELDCEDMTDEGKLDFIRYEPSSANPTGEGRDNGHENQTSRMVIVLNSEVHPRKECEANNTLVQNLASPGRGHERSFLGKESKSNMAMAIGDHPLERLESTSDNDVLSLISENVYGAEKKIVASESAHGIKYGSQQNEGIMPKDKTISGENSPTNSRIPMFQRKDKEKVLSDGDVNGRMSKEDDDSHESVESCNSTGLFSTGKKRWSFEQQLIVGSKRVKKQINESPGSVSHTKQDSSFMNWISNMMKGFSKTSQDDIPSLALTLAHPDHGQESPGHKLVKYDKNQESGCRKVGFQSIFQSLYCSNTKVVERTMDNNYQTELDLGNRHCDISSATSMACHGDNNNLCKQFLISNENFNESTSENEADPAIQPRISSANIPCSQENSKGNSEGNKNSCNMAAGKVQGGTNSSSCLDKHKTSSTHYTNSKPPSEAKTTHNFGHGNDPLGSFWITRFTPKPCLPLLKLQSSSAAHECATNYHDSHCNDFDAVEAGPLSIKDPPIGVAQESENCAEEFEASAGFNRIKGHTDQKSVPKLNPILPSQRFKNSLPSGFARKLNAFKHIMPSYDDAACATITCFFCGKKGHHLQHCLEIADNELEYLLRNISSYNGAEELPCLCIRCFQINHWAVACPNASSRVQNQLECGIQLNIKNEECTKHLDDNKSPFQASSAHTVCDPNDQRLETDPGIKLRMTEGATSDRIISDENLVNDYNPSSSGKLKESQVMPLCNLVNKQISELLKGIFDAIIGLRLSRTDILK; the protein is encoded by the exons ATGAATGTGGAGAATGACAAAGTTGAACCAGTGACTGATTTAGGACTTGCACTTGATTATTCCGGTCAATGCACACAGAGAAAGTTGAACAATGATTCAGGTGCAGGTGCAAATGCAGCCTCAAGGGTAGATATGAAATTTGTTGCCTCTGATCCCCTCTCTGAGCTAGTTTGGTCCCCACAGAATGGTCTGAGTCTGAAATGTGCTGATTGCAGTTTCACCGACAAAAAATCCTCTCCTTTATGGTATGATAGACCAAGCAACATAGTCCTTTCACCATCCCAAAACCTAACAGCTGGGAGATCCAGCGCTGACAAACCtacaaataaagataatttCATAGTTTCTCAAGGTGCTTTTTGTGTGAGAAGTGAAATGGCTGGTAAAGATACTTCAGCCAGTATTCCTGAAAGTGATGTTGCTGTCAAGCCTGTATGTGAATTGGACTGTGAAGACATGACAG ATGAAGGCAAACTTGATTTCATACGATATGAGCCATCATCTGCAAATCCTACTGGTGAAGGCAGAGATAACGGTCATGAGAATCAGACATCCAGAATGGTAATTGTTTTAAACTCTGAAGTTCATCCCAGAAAAGAATGTGAAGCTAATAATACATTAGTGCAAAACTTAGCATCCCCTGGCAGAGGACATGAAAGATCTTTTCTGGGAAAAGAGAGCAAAAGTAACATGGCAATGGCAATAGGGGATCATCCTTTGGAGAGACTGGAGTCCACTTCTGATAATGATGTACTATCTCTAATTAGTGAAAATGTCTATGGTGCAGAGAAGAAGATTGTTGCTTCAGAATCTGCACATGGCATTAAATATGGCTCACAGCAGAATGAGGGGATAATGCCTAAAGACAAGACCATTTCTGGTGAGAATTCTCCAACTAATAGCAGAATCCCGATGTTTCAAAGGAAAGACAAGGAAAAGGTTCTATCAGATGGAGATGTCAATGGAAGAATGTCTAAAGAGGATGATGATAGTCATGAGAGTGTTGAAAGCTGTAACAGCACTGGATTATTTTCAACTGGCAAGAAGCGATGGAGCTTTGAGCAGCAGTTGATTGTCGGGAGTAAAAGAGTCAAAAAGCAAATTAATGAAAGTCCTGGTTCTGTATCACACACTAAACAGGATAGCTCCTTCATGAACTGGATATCTAACATGATGAAAGGTTTCTCCAAAACAAGTCAAGATGATATTCCTTCCCTTGCTCTTACCCTTGCACATCCTGATCATGGTCAAGAAAGTCCTGGCCACAAACTTGTCAAATACGACAAAAACCAGGAATCTGGTTGCAGAAAAGTGGGCTTTCAATCTATTTTTCAGTCATTATATTGTTCAAACACAAAAGTTGTAGAAAGGACAATGGACAACAATTATCAAACAGAACTTGATCTGGGCAACAGACACTGTGACATAAGTTCTGCAACTTCAATGGCCTGTCatggtgacaacaataactTGTGCAAACAATTTTTGATATCAAATGAGAATTTCAATGAATCTACATCAGAAAATGAAGCAGATCCAGCAATTCAACCTAGGATTTCCTCTGCTAATATTCCTTGCAGCCAAGAAAACAGCAAAGGAAATTCTGAAGGGAACAAAAATTCATGTAACATGGCAGCTGGTAAGGTGCAAGGAGGAACAAATTCCAGTTCCTGTCTGGATAAACATAAGACGAGCAGTACTCATTACACTAATTCCAAGCCACCATCTGAAGCAAAGACAACTCATAATTTTGGTCATGGGAATGATCCTCTGGGAAGCTTTTGGATAACTCGATTTACTCCAAAACCCTGTTTGCCCTTGTTGAAACTTCAAAGTTCTAGTGCAGCCCATGAATGTGCCACTAATTACCATGATAGTCATTGCAATGACTTCGATGCTGTCGAAGCTGGACCACTCTCCATTAAGGATCCACCTATTGGTGTTGCTCAAGAGTCAGAGAATTGTGCAGAAGAATTTGAGGCTTCTGCTGGTTTTAATAGGATAAAAGGCCATACTGATCAGAAGTCTGTTCCAAAACTAAACCCCATTTTACCTTCCCAAAGATTCAAAAATTCATTGCCTTCTGGCTTTGCAAGGAAACTGAATGCCTTTAAGCACATCATGCCATCATATGATGATGCAGCTTGTGCTACCATCACCTGCTTCTTTTGTGGCAAGAAAGGTCACCATTTGCAACATTGTTTAGAGATAGCAGATAATGAGCTTGAATATCTTTTAAGAAATATCAGTTCATATAATGGAGCAGAAGAGTTACCTTGTTTGTGCATTAGATgctttcaaattaatcattGGGCTGTTGCATGCCCAAATGCATCATCTAGAGTTCAAAATCAACTGGAATGTGGAATCCAGTTGAACATTAAAAATGAAGAATGTACAAAGCACTTGGATGATAATAAAAGCCCTTTCCAAGCTTCGAGTGCACATACAGTTTGTGATCCAAATGATCAAAGACTAGAGACAGATCCTGGCATTAAATTGAGAATGACTGAAGGTGCAACCTCTGATAGAATTATTAGTGATGAAAATTTGGTAAATGATTACAATCCTTCAAGTTCTGGCAAGTTGAAAGAAAGCCAGGTCATGCCTTTATGCAATCTTGTCAACAAGCAGATTTCAGAGCTGCTGAAGGGGATCTTTGATGCCATAATAGGGCTTCGTTTATCTCGGACAGATATCCTCAAGTAA
- the LOC123221653 gene encoding uncharacterized protein LOC123221653 — MDEIFFDMMEFLKRPSITETFVDILLCAVPIWLAVMIGMVIGWSWRPRWTGLVFLGLRSKFRFIWTAPPGFGARRLWLAFTALSAFSACRALWNNFRSKSVKSATDPLPAPTAAEGSGDDTSVSAEREQDVVTENDLEHLLHLLEGKDGEMEWQSLMERSNPNMTYQAWRHEPETGPTVYRSRTVFEGATPELVRDFFWDDEFRPKWDPMLAYFNILKECPHTGTMVVHWIKKFPFFCSDREYIIGRKIWEAGRTYYCVTKVVPYPGLPKHDKPRRVELYFSSWVIRAVESRKGDGQLTACEVSLVHYEDMGIPKDVAKLGVRHGMWGAVKKLHSGMRAYQNARKSESLLSRSALMARITTKISFDGSMDCLDPVSDEEYTGQIVDTRRQRDRGIDWKWIVIGGTVALVGGLHTGAIGKALLLGAGQRIVRR, encoded by the exons ATGGACGAGATCTTCTTTGATATGATGGAGTTTTTGAAGAGACCTTCAATAACCGAAACATTTGTCGACATATTGCTCTGTGCAGTGCCTATTTGGCTGGCCGTGATGATTGGCATGGTGATCGGCTGGTCCTGGAGGCCCAGATGGACCGGTTTGGTGTTCCTTGGGCTCCGTAGCAAATTCCGGTTTATCTGGACCGCGCCGCCAGGGTTCGGTGCTCGGCGGCTCTGGCTCGCTTTTACGGCTCTTTCGGCTTTCTCAGCTTGCCGCGCGCTCTGGAATAATTTCAGAAGTAAAAGTGTGAAATCGGCTACCGATCCGCTGCCTGCGCCGACGGCCGCGGAGGGAAGCGGTGATGATACAAG TGTAAGTGCAGAAAGAGAGCAGGATGTTGTCACAGAGAATGATTTAGAGCACCTATTGCATCTACTTGAAGGGAAGGATGGAGAGATGGAGTGGCAAAGTCTGATGGAGAGGTCCAACCCCAACATGACATACCAAGCTTGGCGTCATGAACCTGAG ACAGGTCCTACAGTTTACCGCAGTAGAACTGTCTTTGAGGGTGCAACTCCAGAGTTGGTCAGAGATTTCTTTTGGGATGATGAGTTTCGGCCGAAGTGGGATCCTATGCTTGCATACTTTAATATATTGAAGGAGTGCCCCCATACTGGGACAATGGTTGTTCACTGGATAAAAAAG TTCCCTTTTTTCTGCAGCGATCGGGAATATATCATTGGTCGAAAAATATGGGAGGCTGGAAGGACTTATTATTGTGTGACAAAG GTGGTGCCATATCCAGGTTTGCCCAAGCATGATAAGCCAAGGCGAGTGGAGCTTTATTTCTCAAGTTGGGTTATCAGAGCTG TGGAGTCGCGTAAAGGAGATGGTCAGCTGACTGCATGTGAGGTTTCTCTTGTCCATTATGAAGATATGGGTATCCCAAAAGATGTGGCCAAGTTGGGTGTGCGACATGGGATGTGGGGAGCTGTGAAGAAGTTGCACTCAGGCATGAGAGCATATCAGAATGCCAGGAAATCAGAGTCTTTATTGTCTAGAAGTGCACTCATGGCAAGAATCACAACAAAAATTTCTTTCGATGGAAGCATGGATTGTTTGGATCCAGTTTCTGACGAAGAATATACAGGACAGATTGTAGACACCAGAAGGCAGAGAGATCGTGGCATTGATTGGAAATGGATAGTGATTGGTGGAACTGTGGCTCTGGTTGGTGGACTTCATACAGGTGCAATTGGGAAGGCGTTGTTGCTTGGAGCTGGTCAGAGGATTGTCCGGCGGTAA